In the Quercus lobata isolate SW786 chromosome 5, ValleyOak3.0 Primary Assembly, whole genome shotgun sequence genome, one interval contains:
- the LOC115992987 gene encoding momilactone A synthase-like: MGSSSVLPPETRRLEGKVALITGGASGIGASTARLFFKNGAKVVIADLQDEMGQSLCKELNPECTTFVHCDVTKETDVENAVNCAVSTYGKLDIMYNNAGIIGVKKTSILDNTQDDFEQVIKVNMLGPFLGTKHAARVMIPARKGCIINTASICSVIGGALSHGYTSAKHGVYGLVKNTAVELGKYGIRVNCVSPYVVPTPAAWDIFEPDANGVPPTIYSNLKGKNVVPEDIADAALFLASDDSKYVSGHNLLVDGGYTALNAGFCMYPQ; encoded by the exons ATGGGAAGTTCCTCAGTACTCCCACCTGAAACAAGaag GCTAGAAGGAAAAGTGGCACTAATTACTGGTGGGGCTAGTGGCATTGGTGCATCCACTGCAAGACTATTCTTCAAAAATGGAGCTAAAGTTGTAATTGCAGACTTGCAAGATGAAATGGGTCAGTCTTTGTGCAAAGAACTAAATCCTGAATGCACAACCTTCGTACATTGTGATGTCACCAAGGAAACTGATGTGGAAAATGCTGTTAATTGTGCTGTTTCCACGTACGGTAAATTAGACATTATGTACAACAATGCTGGTATaattggggtaaaaaaaacCAGCATTCTTGACAACACCCAAGATGATTTTGAGCAAGTGATTAAGGTCAACATGTTAGGTCCTTTCCTTGGTACCAAACATGCAGCCCGTGTGATGATCCCGGCTCGCAAAGGCTGTATAATCAATACTGCTAGCATATGCTCAGTCATAGGAGGGGCTTTATCGCATGGCTACACAAGTGCAAAACATGGTGTGTATGGATTAGTAAAAAATACAGCAGTGGAGCTTGGAAAATATGGCATTCGTGTGAATTGTGTGTCACCCTATGTGGTTCCTACACCTGCGGCATGGGATATCTTCGAACCAGATGCAAATGGAGTTCCTCCTACTATTTATTCCAACCTCAAGGGTAAGAATGTCGTGCCAGAGGATATTGCTGATGCTGCACTGTTTCTTGCAAGTGATGACTCAAAATATGTGAGTGGACATAATCTTCTCGTAGACGGAGGCTATACCGCTTTGAATGCAGGCTTTTGTATGTATCCACAATGA